From a region of the Coprococcus comes ATCC 27758 genome:
- a CDS encoding YczE/YyaS/YitT family protein, with amino-acid sequence MTKTKRTGGMVLGILFIGLCVSFLRLSQFGVDPFSAMNLGISGFIGWSFGTWQLLVNAIILVVVFFQARSCIGAGTIINMVFVGYIADFICYVANDVVQIQMNLPLRILALLLAQLMASMGVALYMVADMGIAPYDSVAIIIEKLTHQKIPFHKARILSDVVVVIIGIIFATASGAGIWSVVGIGTIINACFNGPLIQFFKTKLERFYL; translated from the coding sequence ATGACGAAGACAAAAAGAACTGGCGGAATGGTACTGGGAATATTGTTTATTGGATTATGTGTATCTTTCTTACGACTTTCACAATTTGGCGTGGATCCATTCAGTGCAATGAATCTTGGAATCAGCGGATTTATCGGATGGAGTTTTGGAACGTGGCAGCTGCTTGTCAATGCAATCATTCTTGTAGTTGTATTCTTTCAGGCAAGATCCTGCATTGGTGCGGGAACCATTATCAATATGGTATTTGTCGGATATATTGCAGATTTTATCTGTTATGTAGCAAATGATGTAGTGCAGATTCAGATGAATCTGCCACTGCGTATCCTTGCACTGCTGCTTGCTCAGCTGATGGCATCCATGGGAGTGGCATTATATATGGTCGCAGATATGGGAATCGCCCCATATGACAGTGTCGCTATTATAATCGAGAAACTTACACATCAGAAAATTCCATTCCATAAAGCAAGGATCCTTTCGGATGTTGTTGTCGTGATTATCGGAATCATATTTGCCACTGCATCTGGGGCGGGAATCTGGTCGGTAGTAGGGATTGGTACAATTATAAATGCCTGCTTCAACGGTCCATTAATTCAATTTTTTAAAACAAAACTGGAGAGATTTTACTTGTAA
- a CDS encoding HAMP domain-containing protein encodes MNDSIYDKNGYLIYGTIPTQFPEETILTSNTPRMITGSNRKWMIYDSVYTYGDDDEIWVRGITSVHSIELFMQTSEKMLLIVFPLLIILIGVIGYFMIKRALRQVDLICDEVENISNGKDLFKRLSLPKAKDELYELSEKFNEMFERLEFSFEKGSLFNVKVWMKLLVKKKGPYPFWI; translated from the coding sequence ATGAATGATAGCATTTATGACAAAAACGGATACTTAATTTATGGAACGATTCCAACCCAATTTCCAGAAGAAACTATCCTCACGTCGAATACACCGCGAATGATAACCGGATCAAATCGAAAATGGATGATATATGACAGCGTTTACACTTACGGTGATGATGACGAAATATGGGTACGAGGAATTACCTCTGTACATTCTATAGAACTTTTCATGCAGACATCCGAGAAAATGCTGTTGATTGTATTCCCATTACTCATTATTCTGATCGGGGTCATCGGATATTTTATGATCAAGCGGGCATTGAGACAGGTGGATCTTATCTGCGATGAAGTTGAAAACATCAGCAATGGAAAAGATCTTTTCAAACGATTGTCTCTGCCAAAAGCAAAAGATGAATTATACGAATTGTCGGAGAAATTTAACGAAATGTTCGAGCGCTTGGAATTTTCGTTTGAGAAGGGTTCATTATTCAATGTGAAGGTTTGGATGAAGCTACTGGTGAAAAAGAAAGGCCCGTATCCGTTCTGGATATGA
- a CDS encoding Fic family protein, whose protein sequence is MKEISMKNFDYITNPAKLLTPEIVQMVGSIHEHKGKQELFLEANIDELKTLLEVALIQSTGASNRIEGIFTSDKRLEELVSQKAEPRNRSEQEIAGYREVLATIHESYEYITPRPNIILQLHRDLYSYSQGNIGGTYKNSDNVIAETDAEGHQKARFIPVPAFQTAEAIDELCAHFLEAWEANLIDKLILIPMFILDFLCIHPFNDGNGRMSRLLTLLLFYKAGYIVGKYVSMEMLIEKTKETYYEALQASSVGWHEDENSYEPFVKYYLGIMLKAYNEFENRVEHLKYHNLSKPDRIKAVIDNKVGKITKKEIMELCPDISKVTVERTLTDLVKSGYIAKVGAGPSTGYVRI, encoded by the coding sequence ATGAAGGAGATTTCAATGAAAAATTTTGATTATATTACAAATCCTGCGAAGTTGCTGACACCTGAAATTGTTCAGATGGTTGGCAGTATTCATGAGCATAAAGGTAAACAGGAATTATTTCTGGAAGCAAACATAGATGAACTGAAAACACTTCTGGAAGTTGCTTTAATTCAAAGTACGGGAGCATCTAACCGAATTGAAGGTATATTTACAAGTGATAAACGTTTGGAAGAACTGGTAAGTCAGAAAGCAGAGCCACGTAATCGGTCTGAACAGGAAATTGCCGGCTACCGTGAAGTGCTTGCTACGATTCACGAAAGTTATGAATATATCACTCCAAGACCAAACATTATTTTACAGTTACATCGTGATTTATATTCTTATTCCCAAGGAAACATCGGTGGTACCTATAAGAATTCAGACAATGTAATTGCAGAAACCGATGCCGAGGGACACCAGAAAGCTCGTTTTATTCCAGTTCCAGCTTTTCAGACTGCAGAAGCAATAGACGAACTTTGCGCTCATTTTCTTGAAGCATGGGAAGCAAATCTCATTGATAAACTGATTTTAATCCCCATGTTCATTCTGGATTTTCTGTGTATTCATCCTTTCAATGATGGAAATGGTAGAATGAGCCGTCTGTTGACTTTATTGTTGTTCTATAAGGCTGGATATATCGTTGGAAAGTATGTCAGCATGGAAATGCTGATTGAAAAAACGAAAGAAACATATTATGAAGCTCTTCAAGCAAGTTCTGTCGGTTGGCATGAGGATGAAAACAGTTATGAGCCTTTTGTTAAGTATTATTTAGGTATTATGCTGAAAGCATACAATGAATTTGAAAACCGTGTAGAACATTTGAAGTATCATAATCTTTCCAAGCCGGATAGAATTAAGGCGGTGATTGATAATAAGGTCGGTAAGATAACGAAGAAGGAAATTATGGAACTATGCCCTGACATAAGTAAGGTTACCGTTGAAAGAACACTGACGGATTTAGTTAAAAGTGGGTATATCGCAAAGGTCGGTGCAGGTCCATCCACCGGTTATGTCCGTATTTGA